A section of the Camelus ferus isolate YT-003-E chromosome 33, BCGSAC_Cfer_1.0, whole genome shotgun sequence genome encodes:
- the LOC102508999 gene encoding placenta-expressed transcript 1 protein-like — translation MAVLGSPLLPLVLSLCLGLLFPSAKCQYPIGNCITLSNIIGATDGGVQAFPKSYKSNTMYTVIVPVTDNTEAVILRAMYNMHPVGFWKDVDKNCTNSVMYELKNPRMKWFKTRWVSPGDMDLSSVQLQ, via the exons ATGGCAGTCCTTGGTTCCCCACTGCTGCCCCTGGTGCTGTCTCTGTGCCTCGGActgctgtttccttctgccaAGTGTCAGTATCCTATCGGCAACTGCATAACACTGAGTAACATCATCGGTGCCACTGACGGGGGAGTCCAGGCCTTCCCAAAGAGCTATAAAAGCAACACAATGTACACAG TAATAGTGCCTGTGACTGACAACACTGAAGCTGTGATCCTCCGAGCAATGTACAACATGCACCCAGTCGGCTTCTGGAAAGATGTAGACAAGAATTGTACGAACAGTGTCATGTACGAACTGAAGAACCCACGCATGAAATGGTTCAAGACAAGATGGGTATCTCCTGGGGACATGGACCTATCTTCAGTTCAGCTACAGTAA
- the LOC116661212 gene encoding placenta-expressed transcript 1 protein-like yields MAVLGSPLLPLVLSLCLGLLFPSAKCQYPIGNCITLSNIIGATDGGVQAFPKSYKSNTMYTVSVPVANNTEAVILRALYKTQPVGFWKDAHKNCTNSVMYELKNPRSKLFEAKWVSPGDIDLSSVQLQ; encoded by the exons ATGGCAGTCCTTGGTTCCCCACTGCTGCCCCTGGTGCTGTCTCTGTGCCTCGGActgctgtttccttctgccaAGTGTCAGTATCCTATCGGCAACTGCATAACACTGAGTAACATCATCGGTGCCACTGACGGGGGAGTCCAGGCCTTCCCAAAGAGCTATAAAAGCAACACAATGTACACAG TATCAGTGCCTGTGGCTAACAACACTGAAGCTGTGATCCTGCGAGCACTGTACAAGACACAACCAGTAGGCTTCTGGAAAGATGCACACAAGAATTGTACGAACAGTGTCATGTACGAACTGAAGAACCCGCGCAGCAAATTGTTCGAGGCAAAATGGGTATCTCCTGGGGACATAGACCTATCTTCAGTTCAGCTACAGTAA
- the LOC116661211 gene encoding spidroin-1-like isoform X1: MAYLMGPRKAVLAKLLAVVWAVAEVRAVVWVVGVVWFVDVVRVVDVVRFVDVVRVVGVVRVVDVVWVVDVVWVVDVVRFVDVVRVVGVVRVVGVVRFVGVVRFVAVVGSGVVAVVGSGIVAVVGSGVVAAGLRVVDAGLRGLAAGLRGVDADLGGLAAGLRVVDAGLGGLAAGLRVVDAGLGGVAAGLRVVDAGLWGVAAGLRGVFAGLRGVAVGLRGVAARLWGVDAGLGGVDASLRGVDASLGVVSACLRGVDAGLWDVDASLGVVAAGLRGVDAGLRFVDVSLGVVAAGLGVVAAGWWFLAAGMGGMGGMGMLNAGMGSMGILNPGMGGMGIVDDGLWGVDVGLGVVAAGFRVVAAGFRVVAAGWWFLAAGMGGMGMPNAGMGSMGILNPGMGGMGIVDDGLWVVDAGLGVLAAGWWVVDAGLGVVDAGLWGVDATLGILAACGWRVVAASWRVVDAGLGDVAAAWRVVVAGLGVVAAGLRVLAAGLWVLAAGLGVMATGLWVMATGLRVVAGFGAGVVICFVVEILIMDVFFTRKKKNNGIRTSFGWQVHTGERRLI, translated from the exons ATGGCATATCTGATGGGGCCGAGGAAGGCTGTGTTGGCCAAACTATTGGCTGTGGTTTGGGCTGTGGCTGAGGTTCGGGCTGTGGTATGGGTTGTGGGTGTGGTATGGTTTGTGGATGTGGTACGGGTTGTGGATGTGGTACGGTTTGTGGATGTGGTACGGGTTGTGGGTGTGGTACGGGTTGTGGATGTGGTATGGGTTGTGGATGTGGTATGGGTTGTGGATGTGGTACGGTTTGTGGATGTGGTACGGGTTGTGGGTGTGGTACGGGTTGTGGGTGTGGTACGGTTTGTGGGTGTGGTACGGTTTGTGGCTGTCGTTGGTTCTGGGGTTGTGGCTGTTGTTGGTTCGGGGATTGTGGCTGTTGTTGGTTCTGGGGTTGTGGCTGCCGGTTTGCGGGTAGTGGATGCTGGTTTGCGGGGTTTGGCTGCCGGTTTGCGGGGTGTGGATGCTGATTTGGGGGGTTTGGCTGCCGGTTTGCGGGTTGTGGATGCCGGTTTGGGGGGTTTGGCTGCCGGTTTGCGGGTTGTGGATGCCGGTTTGGGGGGTGTGGCTGCCGGTTTGCGGGTTGTGGATGCCGGTTTGTGGGGTGTGGCTGCTGGTTTGCGGGGTGTGTTTGCCGGTTTGCGGGGGGTGGCTGTCGGTTTGAGGGGTGTGGCTGCCAGGTTGTGGGGTGTGGATGCCGGTTTAGGGGGTGTGGATGCCAGTTTGCGGGGTGTGGATGCCAGTTTGGGGGTTGTGTCTGCCTGTTTGCGAGGTGTGGATGCCGGTTTGTGGGATGTGGATGCCAGTTTGGGGGTTGTGGCTGCTGGTTTGCGGGGTGTGGATGCTGGTTTGCGGTTTGTGGATGTCAGTTTGGGGGTTGTGGCTGCCGGTTTGGGGGTTGTGGCTGCTGGTTGGTGGTTTCTGGCTGCCGGTATGGGGGGTATGGGGGGTATGGGAATGCTGAATGCCGGTATGGGGAGTATGGGGATTCTGAATCCCGGTATGGGGGGTATGGGAATTGTGGATGACGGTTTGTGG GGTGTGGATGTTGGTTTGGGGGTTGTGGCTGCCGGTTTCCGGGTTGTGGCTGCCGGTTTCCGGGTTGTGGCTGCTGGTTGGTGGTTTCTGGCTGCCGGTATGGGGGGTATGGGGATGCCGAATGCCGGTATGGGAAGTATGGGGATTCTAAATCCCGGTATGGGGGGTATGGGAATTGTGGATGACGGTTTGTGGGTTGTGGATGCCGGTTTGGGGGTTCTGGCTGCCGGTTGGTGGGTTGTGGATGCTGGTTTGGGGGTTGTGGATGCCGGTTTGTGGGGTGTGGATGCCACTTTGGGGATTCTGGCTGCCTGCGGTTGGCGGGTTGTGGCTGCCAGTTGGCGGGTTGTGGATGCTGGTTTGGGGGATGTGGCTGCCGCTTGGCGGGTTGTGGTTGCCGGTTTGGGGGTTGTGGCTGCCGGTTTGAGGGTTCTGGCTGCTGGTTTGTGGGTTCTGGCTGCCGGCTTGGGGGTTATGGCTACCGGTTTGTGGGTTATGGCTACCGGTTTGCGGGTTGTGGCTGGTTTTGGAGCTGGGGTTGTGATTTGCTTCGTTGTGGAGATCTTGATCATGGATGTATttttcactagaaaaaaaaaaaacaatggcaTCAGAACCTCTTTTGGGTGGCAGGTGCACACTGGAGAGAGGAGACTAATCTGA
- the LOC116661211 gene encoding spidroin-1-like isoform X2: MAYLMGPRKAVLAKLLAVVWAVAEVRAVVWVVGVVWFVDVVRVVDVVRFVDVVRVVGVVRVVDVVWVVDVVWVVDVVRFVDVVRVVGVVRVVGVVRFVGVVRFVAVVGSGVVAVVGSGIVAVVGSGVVAAGLRVVDAGLRGLAAGLRGVDADLGGLAAGLRVVDAGLGGLAAGLRVVDAGLGGVAAGLRVVDAGLWGVAAGLRGVFAGLRGVAVGLRGVAARLWGVDAGLGGVDASLRGVDASLGVVSACLRGVDAGLWDVDASLGVVAAGLRGVDAGLRFVDVSLGVVAAGLGVVAAGWWFLAAGMGGMGGMGMLNAGMGSMGILNPGMGGMGIVDDGLWVVDAGLGVVDAGLWGVDATLGILAACGWRVVAASWRVVDAGLGDVAAAWRVVVAGLGVVAAGLRVLAAGLWVLAAGLGVMATGLWVMATGLRVVAGFGAGVVICFVVEILIMDVFFTRKKKNNGIRTSFGWQVHTGERRLI, translated from the exons ATGGCATATCTGATGGGGCCGAGGAAGGCTGTGTTGGCCAAACTATTGGCTGTGGTTTGGGCTGTGGCTGAGGTTCGGGCTGTGGTATGGGTTGTGGGTGTGGTATGGTTTGTGGATGTGGTACGGGTTGTGGATGTGGTACGGTTTGTGGATGTGGTACGGGTTGTGGGTGTGGTACGGGTTGTGGATGTGGTATGGGTTGTGGATGTGGTATGGGTTGTGGATGTGGTACGGTTTGTGGATGTGGTACGGGTTGTGGGTGTGGTACGGGTTGTGGGTGTGGTACGGTTTGTGGGTGTGGTACGGTTTGTGGCTGTCGTTGGTTCTGGGGTTGTGGCTGTTGTTGGTTCGGGGATTGTGGCTGTTGTTGGTTCTGGGGTTGTGGCTGCCGGTTTGCGGGTAGTGGATGCTGGTTTGCGGGGTTTGGCTGCCGGTTTGCGGGGTGTGGATGCTGATTTGGGGGGTTTGGCTGCCGGTTTGCGGGTTGTGGATGCCGGTTTGGGGGGTTTGGCTGCCGGTTTGCGGGTTGTGGATGCCGGTTTGGGGGGTGTGGCTGCCGGTTTGCGGGTTGTGGATGCCGGTTTGTGGGGTGTGGCTGCTGGTTTGCGGGGTGTGTTTGCCGGTTTGCGGGGGGTGGCTGTCGGTTTGAGGGGTGTGGCTGCCAGGTTGTGGGGTGTGGATGCCGGTTTAGGGGGTGTGGATGCCAGTTTGCGGGGTGTGGATGCCAGTTTGGGGGTTGTGTCTGCCTGTTTGCGAGGTGTGGATGCCGGTTTGTGGGATGTGGATGCCAGTTTGGGGGTTGTGGCTGCTGGTTTGCGGGGTGTGGATGCTGGTTTGCGGTTTGTGGATGTCAGTTTGGGGGTTGTGGCTGCCGGTTTGGGGGTTGTGGCTGCTGGTTGGTGGTTTCTGGCTGCCGGTATGGGGGGTATGGGGGGTATGGGAATGCTGAATGCCGGTATGGGGAGTATGGGGATTCTGAATCCCGGTATGGGGGGTATGGGAATTGTGGATGACGGTTTGTGGGTTGTGGATGCCG GTTTGGGGGTTGTGGATGCCGGTTTGTGGGGTGTGGATGCCACTTTGGGGATTCTGGCTGCCTGCGGTTGGCGGGTTGTGGCTGCCAGTTGGCGGGTTGTGGATGCTGGTTTGGGGGATGTGGCTGCCGCTTGGCGGGTTGTGGTTGCCGGTTTGGGGGTTGTGGCTGCCGGTTTGAGGGTTCTGGCTGCTGGTTTGTGGGTTCTGGCTGCCGGCTTGGGGGTTATGGCTACCGGTTTGTGGGTTATGGCTACCGGTTTGCGGGTTGTGGCTGGTTTTGGAGCTGGGGTTGTGATTTGCTTCGTTGTGGAGATCTTGATCATGGATGTATttttcactagaaaaaaaaaaaacaatggcaTCAGAACCTCTTTTGGGTGGCAGGTGCACACTGGAGAGAGGAGACTAATCTGA